A section of the Sceloporus undulatus isolate JIND9_A2432 ecotype Alabama chromosome 3, SceUnd_v1.1, whole genome shotgun sequence genome encodes:
- the LOC121926650 gene encoding lysophosphatidic acid receptor 6-like translates to MQCLTCSRKGRKGFIKKNLLLILYILPKNTLAVSMENSFGKYEWMETSTSQANCSQANPSQQYQPILPSVELFQIIIYIPTFILGVLFNGMAIWFAFHKIRRLTESVIYMVTLMILDIFVLFALPFKIISYDKRKWDLGHVFCSFLESLYFVNMYGSIFISLGICVDRYLAILHPFVAVSLRSPRKAAITCVIISAGVWAGTACTYQLHKDDSPKFCFHGFSEDIWKNIILLVTLETVFLASTIAMILCTVQIILCLQKSRKPDSPPTIKSKSVKILVVNLTTFLVCFAPFHVALVLYYLVKNCILSDGQEAIRTFLQITLCWANLNCFLDGICFYFVFKESLKPVSNESNAINVD, encoded by the exons ATGCAGTGTTTAACCTGCTCCAGAAAAGGCAGAAAGGGCTTTATAAAGAAGAACCTACTGTTGATTCTCTACATACTGCCCAAGAACACTCTGGCTGTATCTATGGAGAACAGTTTTGGG aaatatgaatGGATGGAGACAAGCACCTCTCAAGCCAACTGTTCTCAAGCCAACCCTAGCCAACAATACCAGCCTATTCTACCATCTGTGGAGCTTTTCCAGATAATTATATACATTCCCACATTTATCCTTGGAGTACTGTTCAATGGAATGGCTATATGGTTTGCTTTCCACAAGATCAGGCGATTAACAGAGTCTGTGATCTACATGGTGACACTTATGATTTTAGATATCTTTGTACTCTTTGCCCTACCCTTTAAGATAATTTCCTATGATAAAAGAAAGTGGGATCTTGGACATGTCTTTTGTTCATTCCTAGAAAGCCTATACTTTGTGAACATGTATGGGAGTATCTTCATCTCCCTGGGTATATGTGTGGATAGATATCTTGCTATTCTGCACCCCTTTGTAGCTGTGAGCTTGAGGTCTCCCAGAAAAGCTGCTATAACTTGTGTGATCATTTCAGCAGGAGTCTGGGCAGGAACAGCATGTACCTACCAGCTGCATAAAGATGATAGTCCCAAATTCTGCTTCCATGGCTTTTCTGAAGATATTTGGAAAAACATAATTTTGCTCGTAACCTTGGAGACAGTCTTTCTTGCCAGCACAATAGCTATGATCCTCTGTACAGTTCAGATCATTTTGTGTCTGCAAAAGAGCCGAAAGCCAGACAGTCCTCCCACAATCAAAAGCAAGTCAGTCAAAATACTTGTAGTAAACCTAACTACATTCCTGGTCTGCTTTGCTCCTTTCCACGTGGCCTTGGTATTGTATTACCTTGTGAAAAATTGTATTCTAAGTGATGGTCAGGAAGCCATTCGTACATTTCTTCAGATCACCCTATGCTGGGCTAACCTCAACTGCTTTCTAGATGGAatctgcttttattttgtttttaaggagTCTCTAAAACCGGTTTCGAATGAGAGTAATGCAATTAATGTTGATTAA